A genomic stretch from Malus domestica chromosome 15, GDT2T_hap1 includes:
- the LOC103431434 gene encoding ammonium transporter 2 member 5-like, producing MSNITYAPLPINLIPDEASPAWMNKGDNAWQLTAATLVGLQSVPGLIILYGGAVKKKWAVNSAFMALYAFACVLICWVGWGYQMSFGDVLIKGLRFWGKPDVALNQEYLLEQAFMGKIPNATMVYFQFVFAAITLILIAGALLGRMNFYAWMLFVPLWLTFSYTIGAFSIWSPNGFLSRRGLIDYSGGYVIHLSSGVAGFTAAYWVGPRSKKDRASFPPNNILLMLTGAGLLWMGWTGFNGGDPYVVSVDASLAVLNTHVCTATSLLTWLLLDITFFRKPSVIGAVQGMITGLVCITPAAGVVQGWAAILMGLFSGSIPWFTMMVVHKRSLLLQKVDDTMAVFHTHAIAGGLGGILTGLFGHPRLSFLFYNTYGNYVGLFYGFQMGGPNVHTGFRQVGIQLLGIFYIVTLNVVVTSIICFLIRFIVPLRMSAEDMEIGDEAAHGEEAYAIWGQGEKLDNSRFGGYDIESSAAKSRAAAGQIEMA from the exons ATGAGCAACATCACATACGCTCCTTTGCCTATTAACCTCATACCGGATGAGGCCAGTCCGGCATGGATGAACAAAGGTGACAACGCGTGGCAGCTGACAGCCGCAACTTTGGTCGGCCTCCAGAGTGTCCCGGGGCTCATAATCCTATACGGTGGTGCGGTGAAGAAGAAATGGGCTGTGAACTCGGCTTTCATGGCACTCTATGCATTTGCTTGTGTTCTTATTTGTTGGGTTGGTTGGGGATACCAAATGTCATTTGGGGATGTCCTAATCAAGGGTCTTCGGTTTTGGGGGAAACCTGACGTGGCACTTAACCAGGAGTATCTCTTGGAGCAGGCATTTATGGGGAAAATACCAAATGCCACAATGGTTTATTTCCAATTTGTGTTTGCAGCAATTACTTTGATTTTAATTGCTGGGGCGCTTTTGGGAAGGATGAACTTTTATGCTTGGATGTTGTTTGTGCCTTTATGGCTAACTTTTTCATACACCATTGGAGCTTTTAGTATTTGGAGCCCTAATGGTTTTCTTTCCAGGAGAGGACTCATTGATTATTCTGGTGGGTATGTGATCCATCTTTCTTCTGGTGTTGCTGGGTTCACAGCTGCCTATTGG GTTGGTCCACGTTCGAAGAAAGACAGGGCAAGTTTTCCTCCCAACAACATTCTTCTTATGTTGACTGGTGCAGGACTTCTCTGGATGGGCTGGACAGGGTTTAATGGCGGAGACCCTTACGTGGTCAGTGTTGATGCCTCCTTGGCTGTGCTGAACACTCATGTCTGCACTGCTACCAGTTTGCTCACTTGGCTTTTGCTTGACATCACTTTCTTCCGTAAACCTTCGGTCATCGGGGCAGTTCAGGGAATGATCACTGGTTTAGTTTGCATCACCCCTGCTGCTG gtgttgtgcaaggctGGGCAGCAATACTAATGGGGTTATTTTCTGGCTCAATCCCTTGGTTTACCATGATGGTTGTCCACAAGAGATCTTTGCTCCTTCAGAAAGTTGACGACACAATGGCCGTCTTCCACACTCATGCCATTGCCGGCGGCCTTGGTGGAATCCTCACCGGTCTCTTTGGCCACCCGCGGCTTAGCTTCTTGTTCTATAACACTTACGGAAACTATGTTGGCCTATTCTATGGTTTCCAGATGGGAGGTCCCAACGTGCACACCGGCTTTCGTCAAGTGGGAATCCAACTGCTCGGGATCTTTTACATTGTGACACTAAATGTTGTGGTTACAAGCATTATATGTTTTCTGATTCGGTTCATCGTGCCGCTACGGATGTCGGCGGAGGATATGGAGATTGGTGATGAAGCAGCTCATGGGGAAGAAGCTTATGCTATCTGGGGACAAGGCGAAAAGCTTGACAATTCAAGGTTTGGAGGATATGATATTGAATCATCAGCTGCCAAAAGTAGAGCAGCTGCTGGACAAATTGAAATGGCTTAA